The segment CCAGACAGCACCACGCCCATCCAGGAAACCATGGAAACTGTGGCTCAACTGATTAAAGAAGGAAAAGTGCGCCAAGCCGGGGTAAGTAACTACAACGTGGCTCAAATGCAGGAAGCCGAAAAGCACATCACACTGGTCTCCAATCAAGTACCCTACAGCATGGTCACCCGCGGCATAGAGGGTAGTGTAGTACCGCATAGCTTAGAGCAGAACATCTCCATACTGGCCTACAGCCCACTAGAGCGCGGCTTGCTCACTGGAAAAATCAAACCGGGCCACCACTTCAATGAAGGGGACCATCGTGCTGGTCTGCCAGTGTACCAACCAGAGAACTTAGAGAAAGTGAACGCCTTCCTAAACAAAATCAAGCCGCTAGCCGAAGACAAGCATGCTGCCCTTGGCCAATTGGTGCTTCGCTGGACCATCGCGCAGCCCGGCATCACCATTGCCTTGGTGGGAGCCCGCAACGCCGAGCAGACCATCCAGAACGCCAAAGCCATGGACGTACAGTTAAGCCAAAACGAGCTCTCCTTCATCACCGAGGAACTGAACAAACTGGAGCTGCCTAAATAAGTGCTTTCTTTGCCCAATGACAAAATCGAAACGGGGCTGATTTTCAGAAAACACCCCCGTTTCGATTTTTCTATTTACTCATGATCTAGCGCAAGTGCCTTTTGGCTAACGGAAGTTGGATACTTCCAATCATAGTAGGTCCAAGTCACAGACTAGAACCATGGAGTGTTCTATGCTACTTTCCGCAATTCCAGTCTTTTCCTCGAGCGCCTCGCTTTTGGCCATAGATAGGCAGAAGTTAAAAGAGATAGACATCTCAGGCCGAAAGGGCAGTGCGAGAGGGGAAGACTGGAATTGCGGCCGTGAGCGCATGGAGGGCAGCTATGAAACAACCAAGCATATGGGCCTCGCATCAATCCCCCACCACGTCAGCAAAAACAAACCAATCACAGCCCTGTTCTACCCTTCATAGAAACGAATCAAAAGGATTACCCCCATACCTCTGCATGTATGGGAATAATTTCCGAAATTCGCGCTTTGATATAAGTAATTACTGAAAGACCGTTTCCATGCATTTAAGCGAACAGGAACTACGCCGGCGCCATGAGCGCGAAGAGCTCCAGAAGATGGGCATCAACCCCTACCCTTCCGAACTTTTTGACGTGACTGCCACGGCCAA is part of the Rufibacter tibetensis genome and harbors:
- a CDS encoding aldo/keto reductase gives rise to the protein MEFRKLGTSDLEISALTFGAWAAGGWMWGGTERQEAVGAIRAAYDHGMTSIDTAPIYGQGLSEEIVGEAIKGIPRDKVQILTKYGMRWDLAKGDFAMKSEDTKGIKIDIYKYAGRESIIKECEDSLRRLGTDYIDLYQIHWPDSTTPIQETMETVAQLIKEGKVRQAGVSNYNVAQMQEAEKHITLVSNQVPYSMVTRGIEGSVVPHSLEQNISILAYSPLERGLLTGKIKPGHHFNEGDHRAGLPVYQPENLEKVNAFLNKIKPLAEDKHAALGQLVLRWTIAQPGITIALVGARNAEQTIQNAKAMDVQLSQNELSFITEELNKLELPK